Within Massilia endophytica, the genomic segment CGACGCTGGCGCCATCGATGTGGTCAGCATTACCAGTGCGGGCGACATCGATCTCAATATCCGCAAGGACAGCGCGGCCGACATCATCCAGTGGTTCTACTTCCGCGTGCAGGGCGCCGGCGCCACGCCGCTGACGATGCGCTTCCTGAATGCCTCCAAGGCCGCCTATCCGGACGGCTGGAAGGACTACCAGGCCGTGGCCAGCTACGACCGCGACACCTGGTTCCGTGTGCCCACCAGCTACGACGGCGAAGTGATGACCATCGAGCACACGCCGGAATACGACAGCGTGTACTACGCCTATTTCGAGCCGTATTCGTGGGAACGCCACCTGTCCCTGCTGGACAGCGCCCAGCTCTCGCCCCTGACGCAGATCGTGGACCTGGGCACGACCCTGGACGGCCACGACCTGAACATGCTGATCGTGGGCGATCCCGATGCGAAGAAGAAGGTATGGGTCATCGCGCGCCAGCATCCTGGCGAAACGATGGCCGAGTGGTTCGTGGAGGGCATGCTGGAAGCGCTGCTCGACCCGGCCGATCCTTTCGCGAGCCAGTGCCTGAAGGAGGCCGTGTTCTACGTGGTGCCGAACATGAATCCGGACGGTTCTGTGCGCGGCAACCTGCGCACCAACGCCGCGGGCGCGAACCTGAACCGCGAGTGGAATACGCCGAGCATGGAGCGCAGCCCCGAGGTCTTCCTGGTCAAGGAAAAGATGAAGGAAACCGGCTGCGACATGTTCCTGGACATCCACGGCGACGAAGGCCTGCCTTACGTCTTCATCGCAGGCAGCGACTCGCTGGAGAACTTCACGAAGGAGCAGAAGGCCGAGCAGGACCGCTTCATCGAGGACTTCAAGATCGCCAGCCCGGACTTCCAGAGCGAGTTCGGTTATCCGGACGCCCCTTTCACACCGGAAGTGCTCACCATGGGTTCGCCCCATATCACCTACCTCTTCGGCTGCCTGTCGCTGACCTTGGAAATGCCGTTCAAGGACAACGCGAACGATCCGGACGACGTCAACGGCTGGAACGGCGCGCGCTCCATGAAGCTGGGCGCCGCCATCCTGCAGCCCGTGCTGCAGGCCCTGCGCCGCGGCTAAGCGCTAGCGCATCAGGCTCTGGAATGCCTTCGGCATCCAGGGCCGCGCGGCGAGCAGGAAGGTCAGCGAGTGGCGCTGGTCGTACGGCAGCCGCGCATCGTCCTGATGCTGCTGCGAGAATTCGTCCGCCACCTGGCGCAGCCGGTCGAGCAGCGCCTGCGTGGACGCCGGCGAGAGCATCACGCTCACCAGCTGCAGCAGCTCCTTCGGGCCGTCGAAACGGCTGTCCAGATAATCCCCATACGCCTCGTCGCGGAAGTAAGCCTGGATCGGTCCATTCGGAATCCAGCTGAAGGTGCGCGCCACCAGCAGGCGGTATCTGTTGTTCGGCCTGAGGATCAGGAAGCCGATGCGGTCCAGCCGCAGCAGGTAGGCCAGCGCTTCGGCCTCCGTGAGCCGGTAGGTCGCCACGATCTGCTCCAGCGGCAGCAGGTTCAGCGCCGCCACCGCCACCACCAGCAGGCGCTTGTCGCCGATGATCTCTTCTTCCTGCGCCCGCGTAAGCTGAGTGACCAGGTGCGGCGCATCCGTCGCCGCCTGCGCCAGCTCCATGAAATCCATGCCGATGGCGGCAAGCACCTGCTCCAGGCGTTCCAGCGAAAAATGGCGCAGCGCGAAGGTGCGCTTCACGCTCGCCTCGGAAATTCCCAGCTTCGCGGCAAGGTCGGCATAGGTTACACCCTTGGCCTTGAGCTGCCGTTTCAGCGCATCAATAAGTTGTACAGTGGTCGACATAGCAGAATGATAGTATCACTTTTCGATACCTTATCCGTAATATCTTGCTACGGATTAACTTTTCCTTGATGGCTGGCGGCGGCGCGGCGATGATGGCGCCACTTCAACGAGGAGAACAAGAATGAAACGTCTGATGATCGCCACCCTTCTGAGCATCGCCATGAGCGCCAGCCATGCGGGCGACGCCTCCCAGGCTTCCAATCCGTCCAACGCCATTGGCGACATGTCGGCGACGGTAGTGGCGGGTTCAGTGCTGTCCGTCGCCGTCACCGGCAGCGTGGTGGTGGCGAGCGTGAAGGAGATCGGCGACGACCTCGAGATCCTGCTTGAAGGCGCCTCCGACGCCAGCACGGCCACCGTCCGCCTCAGCGGCAAGGCGGCAAAGGGCCTCTCCGTCGCCGCTGGCACGGTGGTGCAGGTGACGGCCGTTTCGACGGGCCATTTGCTGGTGGCCTCGGGCAAGGTACTGGCTTTCATCCCGAACGAAGCAGGCAAGGCCCTGCTGCACCACAGCCGCGTGGAGGGCTGAGTGAAGCGTCTTCTGATCTGCCTCCTCTTTGCGGCAGGCTGCCTGGCGCCGCGCGCACAGGCGGGCCAGACCTGCGAGGAGAAACCCGTCACGGTCCAGGATGCGGTGAAAGCGCTGGACCTGGCGGAGCGCAGCTTCAAGCTGCTGGATGAAAGCGGCGCCCAGGTGGCGCTGATCTCCCGCGCAGGACAGGACCTCTCCAAATATGGCCTGCGCTTCTCGCACATGGCCATCGTTTGGCGCGATCATCCGGAAGGCCGCTGGACCGTGGTGCATGAACTGAACGACTGCGGCAGCGCGAACTCGGCCCTCTACAACGAAGGCCTGGGGAACTTCTTCCTGAACGATATGTACCGCTACGAGGCGGAGATCGCCATTCCGGGCGAAGCGGTGCAGCAACGCCTCGCGCAGCAGCTGGCCAGCCGCACGCCGGTGCGCCTGCACCAGAAGCGCTACAACATGCTCTCCTACGCCTTCTCCACGCAGTACCAGAACTCGAACCAGTGGGTGCTGGAGAACTATGCCGCAGCCGCCAGCCCCCAGGGGCAGGTGGAAACGCGCGAGGAAGCGCAGAAGTGGCTGCGCAGCGCGCGCTTCCGTCCCATTACGGTGGAGGTGAACGCGGCCACGCGGCTCGGGGCGCGCATGTTCCGCGCCAATGTGGCTTTCGACGACCATCCCTTCGACCGCCGCATGGCGGGCCAGATCGATACCGTCACCACTTCGGCCATCGTGCGATTCATGAAGGACCAGGACCCGGCGACGCGCGTGTTCCTCGTGCCCGCTCTCTGATCTTCATCAAGCGCCGCCGGACGCGTCGTCGGAAGATAGGAGCACAAGGAGGCCCCTATGAAAAAGCTGACGATCGCCGCACTGGCGCTGCTGGCCGGCTGCACCATGCCCTACCGGCCTGCCCAATTCGCGGAGGCTGGCGCCTCCTTCCCCGGCCTTGCGGATTTCGCGGCACAGTCGCCATCGCGCCGGGCGGACGTAATGCTGGTTCACGGCATGTGCACGCACGACGCCACCTGGGCCGCCGAAACCGTGGACCTGCTGGCGCAGCAGCTGGGCGCCAACGTGGGCACCAAACCGGGCCCCGGCCTGCGCGGCCTCGCGGGGGGCGTCGAGATCATTCCCAGCACCGTCACCACGCCTGCGGGAGAACTGCGTTTCCAGGCCCTGGTCTGGTCACCGCTCACCACGCCCCTCAAACAGCAGCTGTGCTATGACCAGAGCGGGAAATCGGAGATCTGTACCGGCGCCACGCCGTACACGCTGAAGCGCGCGCGGTGGAACGCGCAGGTGAAGGACTGGCTGGTGGACGACTGCATTCCCGACGCCCTCATTTACCAGGGTGTGTCGCGGCCGCAGATCCGCGCCGCGATGCGCGAGGCCATCCTGCGGGCGAGCAGCGAGTCCGATCCCTCCTCGCCGCTGGTGGTGATCTCGGAGAGCCTGGGCAGCAAGATCCTCTTCGACACCCTGCTCGAAATGAGCGAAACGCCGGCCACGCAGCGCGCAGCGATGGAGGTGGTGGGCAGGCTTTCCTACCTCATCATGGCCGCCAACCAGATCCCCTTGCTCTCGCTCGCGGACCAGCCGCTGGATGGCGCTGGCCGCAGCGCCGCACCCGCCCTGCCCGACAGCCTGCAGCGGCTCTTGCTGAAACGCCGTCCGCCCGATGCGGGCCGCCGCTCGGTCACCCGCCTGATACTGGTGGCCTTCACCGATCCCAGCGACCTGCTGTCGTACACCCTGCTCAAGGACCGTTATGCGGAGAGCGGGGTCGTTCTGCACAATGTGCTGGTCTCGAACACGCCCACATGGTTTGGCCTGATTGCGGACCCGGTGGCGGGCCATCTCGATTACCTCGCCAATCCGGACGTGGGACGCATCATCAGCTGCGGGGAGCCGAAGAGCGCCCTGTGCAAATAGGCATAGGGGCGGTCAGTTTGACTGACCGATCCCCTGCCACACCACCCGGCATGCGGGTCCGCACCGGGCGGTTCAAGAAGTTGAGGTCAGGAAAGGCGAGGCACACCCAGGCGGTCAAAGTAGGCAATAGTGAGGGTGGTTTTCAGCAGCCTGTCACTGTTGCGCCACCAGCGACGGCTATTCGCCGCCACCTGTTTTGCCACCGATGGCGCGGCCCCAAGTTTGACCAATTCCCGGTACATGGTAGTTCCGCGTTTCCAGTGCTTGAGCTGGATTGCCCGCAGCCTATGACGCAGCCATTCATCGAGTCTCCGCCAAATCTTCGGAGTTTGCGCCAAGTGGAAGTACCCCTTCCATCCCAGCATATAGATGCGTAGTTTTGCCACCACTTCCGCCATGCTGCGCCCGCCGGAGCGGCCGGTGAGCTCCCGGAGGCGTTGTTTAAAGGCTGCCAGCGGCTTATGAGCCACTGCGCGCTTCACTTGGCCTCCGCGTGCCACCCACAGACTGTAACCGAGGAACTTGCGACCAAAGGCGCTGGCCACCGCGCTTTTGCTTTCGTTGACCATGAGGTGCAACTTGGCATAACAGCGCCGCAACAGCGCCATCACCCGCTGCCCCGCCTTGATGCTGCGTACGTAGACGTTCGCATCGTCGGCGTAGCGCGCGAAGCGATGGCCGCGCCGCTCCAGTTCCTTGTCCACCTCATCGAGCATGATGTTGCCAAGTAGCGGGCTGAGCGGGCCACCTTGAGGCGCTCCATCAGTCCGTTCCAGCACCACGCCATGGTCCATGATGCCGCTGTTCAAATAGGCCCGGATCAGCCGGATGACCCCGGCATCTTCAATGCGCTTGCGCAGACGGTCAATCAGGATGTCATGATTGACCCGATCGAAGAATTTCGACAGGTCAACGTCAACCACGACTCGCAGGCCCGACTGGACATACGCTTGGGCGGCTAAGACCGCGTCTTGCGCACGCCTACCCGGACGGAAGCCGTAGCTGTGCTCGCTGAAGGTGGGATCAAGTATCGGTTGCAGCACCTGCAGGAGTGCTTGCTGGATCAGGCGATCCGTCACCGTCGGGATGCCAAGCTCGCGCTCACCGCCGTCCGGTTTCGGGATCGTCACCCGGAGCACCGGGCTGGGCCGGTACGTCCCTGACAGCAGTTGTTCGCGTATGCCCGGCCACGCGGTCGCCAGATGATGAGAGGTTTGGTTGATGTCCAGACCATCGACGCCAGCTGCTCCCTTGTTGGCGCGCACACGCTTGAACGCCCGCCGCAGGTTCTCTGTTGTCAGCGCCGCAGCAAGCAGCGCTGTCCCCGTGTTTCCGGTGGCATGCCGCGGGCATTCCGCTTCGTCGCTGAAAGCATCAGACAAGGCTTCACCTTGCCTTACGGCCTCCCGCCCCGCCTGCACGGGCATCTGACGCATGGCTGGCTGCATCGGCATATCGGACTCACTCCTTCTCGTTCGGTCCTTCACTGGCGGAGTCGAGCCTTCCCGGCGCTACCTCCAGCTACTATGACCTCTGCTGAGACCCCGCTCCGATTTTTTTTTCGTCACCCTTTCAGGCATAAAGCGGGGCGTCCCCAGGTAAGGGCCGCACTCCTTCATCACACAACCGCCGCATCTACACCACCGTCCTTTGACCACAAGAGCTTTGCGGTTTTATGCCCGCTTGCCCTGAGCAGCAGTGCCTTCTATGCGATTCGTGTTCCTCGGCTCATGATTTACGCTCCACGCTTCCTTCCCACGGTCGGTTACCCTTCCGCAGTTGCGCTTCGCTCCGCTCACTGTGGTCAGCTCGCGGCGGGACTTGCACCCGCAGGAGTACGCCCATGCTGGGCGCACATAAAAAAAACCCGCCACGCAGGCGGGTTTTCGCGGAGCCGCAGGGCAGCTTACTTGCCGCCACGTCCTGCGCTGATCAGGAAGTTCTGCATGGTGGCTTCCGCCACCGATGCCCACTGGTTCTGCTCCTGGCGGAACTTCTTCCACGGCTCGTAGATCTTCTTGAACTTGGCGTTCTTGGCCGCTTCCTCTTCCATCACCGCCTGCGCCGTCTTGTAGCAGGCTTCCATCACGTCCTTCGGATAGTTGCGCAGCTTGACGCCGTTCTTCAGCAGGCGTGCCAGGGCGGTCGGGTTCTTCACGTCGTACTCGGCCTGCATGCCCACGTGCGCCTCGTAGCTCGCGGCTTCGATGGCAGCCTGGTATTCCTTCGGCAGCTTCTCCCACTCCTTGATGTTCACGTAGAAGGAGAAGGATGCGGAAGCTTCCCACCAGCCCGGCGTGTAGTAGAAAGGCGCCACCTTGAAGAAGCCCAGCTTCTCGTCGTCGTATGGGCCAACCCATTCCGCCGCATCGATGGTGCCCTTTTCCAGCGCAGGGTAGATGTCGCCGCCGGCCAGCTGCTGCGGCACCACGCCGTGGCGCTCCAGCACGCGGCCTGCGAAGCCTGCCACGCGCATCTTCGTGCCCTTCAGGTCCGCCACGGACTTGATCTCCTTGCGGAACCAGCCGCCCATCTGCGTGCCCGAGTTACCGCCCAGGAAGTTGATGATGTTGTAGTCCTTGAAGAAGGCGCGCGTCAGTTCGCGGCCGCCGCCCTGGTCGTACCATGCGGTGTGCTGGCGCGAGGTCAGGCCGAAAGGCACGGCGCAGTCGAAGGAGAAGGTCGCATCCTTGCCGAAGTAGTAGTACGACGCGCTGTGGCCGCACTCCACGGTGCCCGCCTGCACGGCATCCATCACCTGCAGGCCAGGCACGATCTCGCCGGCTGCGAAGGAGCGGATGTTGAACTTGCCGCCGGTGAGCTGCGACACGCGCTTGGTGAAGGTGTCGGCTGCGCCGAAGATGGTGTCGAGGGATTTGGGGAAGCTGGAGGCCAGGCGCCAGTTAATGGTGGGCAGGCCATCCGCGGCCAGGGCCGGCGCGGCGATTACGCCTGCACCCGCACCCGCTGCTGCCTTCTTGATAAAGGAACGACGTTCCATACGATATGTCTCCTCAAGGATTTAGACGTCACGGAAAACGCTACAGCACTGAAATGCTGGGACACAGTGTATGGAATCGCTTGCAAGCTTGCAATCAAAATATGATGTTGTGCAACAGGTCAGTTCCCTGCCACGACCATCTTCTCGATCAGGATGGAGCCGGTCTGCTTGGTGCCGCGCACCAGCACGTCCGTGCCCACGCCCGCGATCTGCTGGAACATCTCCTTCATATTGCCCGCGATGGTGATCTCTTCCACCGGATACTGGATAACGCCGTTCTCGACCCAGAAGCCGGAGGCGCCGCGCGAGTAGTCGCCGGTGACGTAGTTGGTGCCCTGCCCCATCAGCTCCGTGACCAGGAGGCCGGTGCCCATCTTCTTCAGCATGCCCGCGAAATCGTCCTCGGGGCGCGTGAGCGAGGAAGTGAGCGACAGGTTGTGCGAGCCGCCCGCGTTGCCGGTGGTTTTCATGCCCAGCTTGCGCGCCGAGTAGGTGGAGAGGAAGTAGCCCTGCAGGACGCCGTCTTTCACCACGTCGCGCCGCGCCGTGCGCACGCCCTCTTCGTCGAAAGGTGCAGAGCCGATGGCGCCGATCACGTGCGGGTCTTCCACCACATGCACGTGCGATGGGAAGATGGACTTGCCGAGGGAGTCGAGCAGGAAGCTGGATTTGCGGTATAGCGCACCGCCGGACGTGGCCTGCACAAAAGCGCCCAGCAGGCCTGCGGCCAGGGGCGCTTCGAACAGCACGGGGCAGGTGCGCGTGGCCATCTGGCGCGCATGCAGGCGGGCCAGGGCGCGTTCGGCGGCGTAGCGGCCGATCGCTTCCGGCGAAGCCATCTTCTTCGGATCGCGCACGGAGCTGTACCAGTCG encodes:
- a CDS encoding M14 family metallopeptidase, whose protein sequence is MSIKISSQFDAGAIDVVSITSAGDIDLNIRKDSAADIIQWFYFRVQGAGATPLTMRFLNASKAAYPDGWKDYQAVASYDRDTWFRVPTSYDGEVMTIEHTPEYDSVYYAYFEPYSWERHLSLLDSAQLSPLTQIVDLGTTLDGHDLNMLIVGDPDAKKKVWVIARQHPGETMAEWFVEGMLEALLDPADPFASQCLKEAVFYVVPNMNPDGSVRGNLRTNAAGANLNREWNTPSMERSPEVFLVKEKMKETGCDMFLDIHGDEGLPYVFIAGSDSLENFTKEQKAEQDRFIEDFKIASPDFQSEFGYPDAPFTPEVLTMGSPHITYLFGCLSLTLEMPFKDNANDPDDVNGWNGARSMKLGAAILQPVLQALRRG
- a CDS encoding helix-turn-helix domain-containing protein, yielding MSTTVQLIDALKRQLKAKGVTYADLAAKLGISEASVKRTFALRHFSLERLEQVLAAIGMDFMELAQAATDAPHLVTQLTRAQEEEIIGDKRLLVVAVAALNLLPLEQIVATYRLTEAEALAYLLRLDRIGFLILRPNNRYRLLVARTFSWIPNGPIQAYFRDEAYGDYLDSRFDGPKELLQLVSVMLSPASTQALLDRLRQVADEFSQQHQDDARLPYDQRHSLTFLLAARPWMPKAFQSLMR
- a CDS encoding DUF2145 domain-containing protein, which translates into the protein MKRLLICLLFAAGCLAPRAQAGQTCEEKPVTVQDAVKALDLAERSFKLLDESGAQVALISRAGQDLSKYGLRFSHMAIVWRDHPEGRWTVVHELNDCGSANSALYNEGLGNFFLNDMYRYEAEIAIPGEAVQQRLAQQLASRTPVRLHQKRYNMLSYAFSTQYQNSNQWVLENYAAAASPQGQVETREEAQKWLRSARFRPITVEVNAATRLGARMFRANVAFDDHPFDRRMAGQIDTVTTSAIVRFMKDQDPATRVFLVPAL
- the ltrA gene encoding group II intron reverse transcriptase/maturase — translated: MPMQPAMRQMPVQAGREAVRQGEALSDAFSDEAECPRHATGNTGTALLAAALTTENLRRAFKRVRANKGAAGVDGLDINQTSHHLATAWPGIREQLLSGTYRPSPVLRVTIPKPDGGERELGIPTVTDRLIQQALLQVLQPILDPTFSEHSYGFRPGRRAQDAVLAAQAYVQSGLRVVVDVDLSKFFDRVNHDILIDRLRKRIEDAGVIRLIRAYLNSGIMDHGVVLERTDGAPQGGPLSPLLGNIMLDEVDKELERRGHRFARYADDANVYVRSIKAGQRVMALLRRCYAKLHLMVNESKSAVASAFGRKFLGYSLWVARGGQVKRAVAHKPLAAFKQRLRELTGRSGGRSMAEVVAKLRIYMLGWKGYFHLAQTPKIWRRLDEWLRHRLRAIQLKHWKRGTTMYRELVKLGAAPSVAKQVAANSRRWWRNSDRLLKTTLTIAYFDRLGVPRLS
- a CDS encoding TRAP transporter substrate-binding protein, coding for MERRSFIKKAAAGAGAGVIAAPALAADGLPTINWRLASSFPKSLDTIFGAADTFTKRVSQLTGGKFNIRSFAAGEIVPGLQVMDAVQAGTVECGHSASYYYFGKDATFSFDCAVPFGLTSRQHTAWYDQGGGRELTRAFFKDYNIINFLGGNSGTQMGGWFRKEIKSVADLKGTKMRVAGFAGRVLERHGVVPQQLAGGDIYPALEKGTIDAAEWVGPYDDEKLGFFKVAPFYYTPGWWEASASFSFYVNIKEWEKLPKEYQAAIEAASYEAHVGMQAEYDVKNPTALARLLKNGVKLRNYPKDVMEACYKTAQAVMEEEAAKNAKFKKIYEPWKKFRQEQNQWASVAEATMQNFLISAGRGGK
- the pmbA gene encoding metalloprotease PmbA, whose protein sequence is MSESHFTHSQDQLKQLARDVLQYARQAGGSDAAVEISEGSGLSVSVRKGKIETIEQNKDKGIGVTVFVGKKRGNASTSDFSTASLKATVEAAYNIARFTAEDDCAGLADEDMLEKNPQDLQLFYPWPISTEEAVELARRAEQAAFDVDPRISNSEGSGVHVQQSHFVSANSRGFIGGYPYSRHTLSATPIAGKGAHMQRDDWYSSVRDPKKMASPEAIGRYAAERALARLHARQMATRTCPVLFEAPLAAGLLGAFVQATSGGALYRKSSFLLDSLGKSIFPSHVHVVEDPHVIGAIGSAPFDEEGVRTARRDVVKDGVLQGYFLSTYSARKLGMKTTGNAGGSHNLSLTSSLTRPEDDFAGMLKKMGTGLLVTELMGQGTNYVTGDYSRGASGFWVENGVIQYPVEEITIAGNMKEMFQQIAGVGTDVLVRGTKQTGSILIEKMVVAGN